A section of the Halopiger aswanensis genome encodes:
- a CDS encoding DUF7125 family protein, with the protein MIAIAGSKGGCGKSTVTMGLATAFARADPPTPAIAIDADRQLPNLHVVTDRDREPTLAALKRDSTLKEIAQEHPRESAVGIVPAPKPADAFEFDALADRGDLQGTQVLLDCPAGAGPDLVEPLRSADGVIVVAGDSERSLEAAETTIDVARRLGVPIYGAVMNRRSEVPDRAAEWRGVPILGCVPDRPSPLANEEVAAAFDEIVERLRAQSPRERAPPTTDGDRLPIGADALDRHLDDGLPAGSIVALVADPASQAERLLYRATELRGTLYLSTEQSRDTVRRAIETATVAAGEPTIRRVAGADALEEATTLVENLPDAATLIVDPVDELERRDRSAYVSFLDTLSERVTETGGLAILHCLDDPANRSATLRVADAVFELETVGSGLEAGVGHAVSVTKYRPDAGAIGTVPIDFDAVNAGTDPIESPSNADRGDQR; encoded by the coding sequence ATGATCGCCATCGCTGGCTCGAAAGGCGGCTGTGGCAAATCCACGGTCACGATGGGTCTCGCGACCGCGTTCGCCAGGGCAGATCCTCCAACCCCGGCGATCGCGATCGACGCCGACCGACAGCTACCGAACCTGCACGTCGTGACCGATCGGGACCGGGAGCCGACGCTCGCCGCCCTCAAGCGGGACTCGACGCTGAAAGAGATCGCACAGGAACATCCACGCGAATCGGCCGTCGGGATCGTTCCTGCACCGAAACCGGCGGACGCCTTCGAGTTCGACGCCCTCGCCGATCGGGGCGACCTCCAGGGCACGCAGGTACTGCTCGACTGCCCCGCCGGCGCCGGCCCCGACCTCGTCGAACCGCTTCGGAGCGCCGACGGCGTGATCGTCGTCGCCGGCGATTCCGAGCGGAGCCTCGAGGCCGCGGAGACGACGATCGACGTGGCGCGGCGACTCGGCGTCCCGATCTACGGCGCCGTCATGAACCGTCGATCCGAGGTGCCCGACCGCGCGGCCGAGTGGCGCGGCGTGCCGATACTGGGCTGCGTCCCCGACCGCCCCTCGCCGCTGGCGAACGAGGAGGTCGCGGCGGCGTTCGACGAGATCGTCGAGCGGTTGCGCGCACAGTCCCCGCGCGAACGGGCGCCGCCGACGACCGACGGCGATCGGCTCCCCATCGGCGCGGACGCCCTCGATCGGCACCTCGACGACGGGCTCCCCGCGGGCTCTATCGTCGCGCTCGTCGCCGATCCCGCGAGTCAGGCCGAGCGGCTCCTCTACCGAGCGACCGAACTCCGCGGGACACTCTATCTCTCGACAGAACAGTCGCGGGACACGGTTCGGCGTGCCATCGAGACGGCTACGGTCGCCGCCGGCGAACCGACGATCAGACGCGTCGCCGGCGCCGACGCCCTCGAGGAGGCGACGACGCTCGTCGAGAACCTCCCGGACGCGGCCACGTTAATCGTCGATCCGGTCGACGAACTCGAGCGACGGGATCGCTCGGCGTACGTCTCGTTCCTCGATACGCTGTCCGAGCGGGTGACCGAAACCGGCGGCCTCGCGATCCTCCACTGCCTCGATGACCCCGCCAATCGGTCGGCGACGCTTCGAGTGGCCGACGCCGTGTTCGAACTCGAGACCGTCGGTTCCGGCCTCGAGGCGGGTGTCGGCCACGCCGTTTCGGTGACTAAGTACCGACCGGACGCCGGCGCGATCGGCACGGTTCCGATCGATTTCGACGCCGTGAATGCGGGTACGGACCCGATCGAGTCGCCATCGAACGCCGACCGCGGTGACCAGAGGTGA
- a CDS encoding aldo/keto reductase — protein MEYTTLGDTGMEVSRICLGCMSFGDPDWREWVLDDEESTEIIDRAIDLGINFFDTANMYSTGESERILGEALEGYREESVVATKGYFQMREDDPNSGGLSRKAIEQELEASLDRLGMDTVDLYQIHRWDDDTPIETTLQALDDAVRRGQVRYVGASSMWAHQFAESLHASDRLGLERFATMQNHYNLVYREEEREMLPLCEKENVGVMPWSPLARGYLTRPHEEIDATTRGETEEHLYDHPYREGGGQEINERVAELAAEKGVTMAQIALSWLLHKDWVDAPIVGTTSVEHLEQAVEALEISLSASDIAYLEEPYEPVPVSGHD, from the coding sequence ATGGAGTACACGACCCTCGGCGACACCGGCATGGAAGTCAGCAGGATCTGCCTGGGCTGCATGAGTTTCGGCGATCCCGACTGGCGCGAGTGGGTCTTAGACGACGAGGAGAGCACGGAGATCATCGACCGGGCGATCGACCTCGGGATCAACTTCTTCGACACCGCGAACATGTACTCGACGGGCGAGTCCGAGCGGATCCTCGGCGAGGCCCTCGAGGGCTACCGCGAGGAGTCCGTCGTCGCGACGAAGGGGTACTTCCAGATGCGCGAGGACGACCCGAACTCGGGCGGACTCTCGCGGAAGGCCATCGAACAGGAACTCGAGGCGAGCCTCGATCGACTGGGGATGGACACCGTCGACCTCTACCAGATCCACCGCTGGGACGACGACACGCCGATCGAGACGACGCTGCAGGCGTTGGACGACGCCGTCCGCCGCGGGCAGGTGCGCTACGTCGGCGCCTCGTCGATGTGGGCACACCAGTTCGCCGAGTCGCTGCACGCGAGCGACCGGCTCGGCCTCGAGCGGTTCGCGACGATGCAGAACCACTACAACCTCGTCTATCGCGAGGAGGAACGGGAGATGCTCCCGCTGTGCGAGAAGGAAAACGTCGGCGTCATGCCGTGGTCGCCGCTGGCGCGGGGGTATCTCACGCGGCCCCACGAGGAGATCGACGCGACGACGCGCGGCGAGACGGAAGAGCACCTGTACGACCACCCCTACCGCGAGGGCGGCGGCCAAGAGATCAACGAGCGCGTGGCGGAACTGGCCGCCGAGAAGGGCGTCACGATGGCCCAGATCGCCCTCTCGTGGTTGCTCCACAAGGACTGGGTCGACGCGCCGATCGTCGGCACCACGAGCGTCGAGCACTTAGAGCAGGCCGTCGAGGCGCTCGAGATCTCGCTGTCGGCGTCGGATATCGCCTACCTCGAGGAGCCGTACGAACCGGTGCCGGTGTCGGGTCACGACTAG
- a CDS encoding cobalt-precorrin-4/precorrin-4 C(11)-methyltransferase: MSDDTSDANDPQTAIDSQSDRRREQLDDRVFEHSAGDEQEGIPFVGAGPGNPRLLTVAGKELLEDADLVVHAGSLVNSELLDEYCGHAELVNSVGKDLEELIPLMRDAYEEGRNVVRLHSGDPAIYGAALEQMDALEHEGVPTYFVPGVTSAFAASATLRTQLTLNEVSNHVAFTRPQGKTLEPEEDHIAEFVEMGDVTTCIYLGTHAVRDTMDRLLEDGADPETPVAVIYHASWPDEDVLVGSIADIADKVEEAGYRASALVVIGDAVTGAGYERSYLYGDWANRGSSSGADSSESESESGTASDESADGSEASSD, from the coding sequence ATGAGCGACGACACCTCGGACGCGAACGACCCGCAGACGGCGATCGACTCCCAGTCCGACCGCCGGCGCGAGCAACTCGACGACCGCGTCTTCGAGCACAGCGCCGGCGACGAGCAGGAGGGCATCCCGTTCGTCGGCGCCGGGCCCGGCAACCCGCGCCTGCTGACCGTCGCCGGGAAGGAACTGCTCGAGGACGCGGACCTCGTGGTCCACGCGGGCTCGCTGGTCAACAGCGAACTGCTCGACGAATACTGCGGGCACGCCGAACTCGTGAACTCGGTCGGCAAGGACCTCGAGGAGCTCATCCCGCTGATGCGGGACGCCTACGAGGAGGGGCGCAACGTCGTCCGACTCCACAGCGGTGATCCGGCAATTTACGGGGCCGCTCTCGAGCAGATGGACGCGCTGGAACACGAGGGCGTGCCGACGTACTTCGTCCCCGGCGTCACCTCCGCCTTCGCCGCGAGCGCGACGCTGCGGACACAACTGACGCTCAACGAGGTGTCGAACCACGTCGCATTCACCCGCCCGCAGGGCAAGACGCTCGAGCCCGAGGAGGACCACATTGCCGAATTCGTGGAGATGGGTGACGTGACGACCTGTATCTACCTCGGGACCCACGCCGTCCGGGACACGATGGATCGCCTGCTCGAAGACGGCGCGGACCCCGAGACGCCGGTCGCGGTGATCTACCACGCCTCCTGGCCGGACGAGGACGTGCTCGTCGGTTCGATCGCCGACATCGCCGACAAGGTCGAGGAGGCCGGCTACCGCGCCTCCGCGCTGGTCGTCATCGGCGACGCCGTGACCGGCGCGGGCTACGAACGGTCGTACCTCTACGGCGACTGGGCGAATCGGGGGTCGAGTTCGGGCGCGGACTCGAGCGAGTCCGAGTCCGAGTCCGGGACTGCGTCCGACGAGTCGGCCGACGGGAGCGAGGCGTCGTCGGACTGA
- a CDS encoding MinD/ParA family ATP-binding protein — MIVAVAGGKGGVGKSTTAWNLGRELDAVVVDGDLAVPDLPSGADAGPDLHDVLAGHADPLEAVADAGSVSVLPCGRTLSGARASTLESLPSVLDRLERRRGHVVVDCPAGLARDVGIELRCADLAVLVTTPSRAALVDAVRTSDLVASLETPLGAAVLNKADRGTHADLADRLGRRLGVDVTLVAAQTAVADAQARWRPVRDHRPDAQAVDAYRAVADRLERASETS, encoded by the coding sequence ATGATCGTCGCCGTCGCCGGCGGGAAGGGCGGCGTCGGCAAGTCGACGACGGCGTGGAACCTCGGCCGCGAACTCGACGCCGTCGTCGTCGACGGCGACCTCGCGGTCCCGGATCTTCCGTCCGGAGCCGATGCGGGCCCGGATCTCCACGACGTGCTCGCCGGCCACGCGGATCCGCTCGAGGCGGTCGCGGACGCCGGCTCCGTCTCGGTTCTCCCCTGTGGCCGAACGCTCTCGGGGGCCCGCGCGTCGACGCTCGAGTCACTCCCGTCGGTACTCGACCGGCTCGAACGACGGCGGGGGCACGTCGTCGTCGACTGTCCCGCGGGGCTCGCGCGCGACGTCGGTATCGAACTGCGGTGTGCCGACCTCGCGGTGCTCGTGACGACGCCCTCGCGAGCGGCGCTGGTCGATGCAGTCCGGACCAGCGACCTCGTGGCTTCGCTGGAGACACCGCTCGGGGCGGCGGTTCTCAACAAAGCGGACCGCGGTACCCACGCCGACCTCGCCGACCGGCTCGGCCGGCGGCTCGGCGTCGACGTGACGCTCGTCGCTGCGCAGACTGCGGTCGCCGACGCACAGGCACGATGGCGACCCGTTCGCGACCACCGACCGGACGCGCAGGCGGTCGACGCCTACCGGGCAGTCGCCGATCGACTCGAGCGCGCGAGCGAGACGTCGTGA
- the tenA gene encoding thiaminase II, whose protein sequence is MAFSDRLLEEGEQLWAAQKDHPFVRELAAGTLEEDAFLHWVRQDYRYLLDYARVFAIAGTKARDEETMTHLLGVAHEILDFEMDLHREFAADYGIDLADLEAVEKAPTCVAYTNFLVRTAHEGSLAEIAAAIYPCGQGYLDIAEHMAEIATDGENPYQPFIEKYTSDEFREAVDWMRTFVDRCGERYPGEHDAMREAFRTSAKLEHQFWEMAYTQEGWETATAIDV, encoded by the coding sequence ATGGCATTCAGCGACCGACTACTCGAGGAGGGCGAACAGCTCTGGGCGGCTCAGAAGGACCACCCGTTCGTGCGGGAACTCGCGGCGGGCACGCTCGAGGAGGACGCGTTCCTCCACTGGGTGCGCCAGGACTATCGCTACTTGCTGGACTACGCTCGCGTGTTCGCGATCGCCGGGACGAAGGCTCGCGACGAGGAGACGATGACCCACCTGCTGGGCGTCGCCCACGAGATCCTCGACTTCGAGATGGACCTCCACCGCGAGTTCGCCGCCGACTACGGTATCGACCTCGCCGATCTCGAGGCCGTCGAGAAGGCGCCCACCTGCGTCGCTTACACGAACTTCCTCGTCCGAACGGCTCACGAGGGATCGCTCGCTGAGATCGCGGCGGCGATCTACCCCTGCGGCCAGGGCTATCTCGACATCGCCGAACACATGGCCGAGATCGCGACCGACGGAGAGAATCCCTACCAGCCGTTCATCGAGAAGTACACCAGCGACGAGTTCCGCGAGGCCGTCGACTGGATGCGGACGTTCGTCGACCGCTGCGGCGAGCGCTACCCCGGCGAGCACGACGCCATGCGCGAGGCGTTCCGCACGAGCGCCAAACTCGAGCACCAGTTCTGGGAGATGGCCTACACGCAGGAAGGGTGGGAGACGGCGACGGCGATCGACGTCTAA
- the cbiT gene encoding precorrin-6Y C5,15-methyltransferase (decarboxylating) subunit CbiT gives MPPIALPYDAKAGPTKSEVRAVVRSKLALEPDDHFAEVGSCTGAVTIEAAQRAGRVTALERKAERLETTEKNLAANEDSIRADVELRNAEAPEGLPDDADALFLGGSRNFEAVLDHAVATEVDRIVMNVSRLEVAGKATEAFRERDILEEVVQFQVSHGYELAGATSFDSDNPVYMLVGSATPDSDSDGEVSR, from the coding sequence ATGCCACCCATCGCGCTGCCATACGATGCGAAGGCCGGACCGACGAAATCGGAGGTCCGAGCCGTCGTCCGCTCGAAACTCGCCCTCGAGCCGGACGACCACTTCGCCGAGGTCGGCTCCTGCACGGGGGCCGTCACGATCGAAGCCGCACAGCGGGCCGGGCGGGTGACCGCCCTCGAGCGGAAGGCCGAACGCCTCGAGACCACCGAAAAGAACCTCGCCGCGAACGAGGACTCGATCCGCGCAGACGTCGAGCTTCGAAACGCGGAAGCCCCCGAGGGACTGCCCGACGACGCCGACGCGCTCTTTCTGGGCGGGAGCCGCAACTTCGAGGCCGTCCTCGATCACGCCGTCGCGACCGAGGTCGACCGCATCGTGATGAACGTCTCGCGGCTCGAGGTCGCCGGGAAGGCGACCGAGGCCTTCCGCGAGCGCGATATTCTCGAGGAGGTCGTCCAGTTCCAGGTGAGCCACGGCTACGAACTCGCCGGGGCGACGAGTTTCGACTCGGATAACCCGGTCTACATGCTGGTCGGGAGCGCGACGCCCGATTCGGATTCGGACGGCGAGGTGAGCCGATGA
- a CDS encoding DUF7857 domain-containing protein, whose translation MVTIDASSERSDGITRVQIVVANTRETPQRVRLRCRLEGPLWLPQRNGVPDPRWDGDCWSGTIRPNRRRGIGVASPAPPTEPLVEVVSSERCEADAVGPSADITLAELEDWRPTSAVLGLERERERAYDGDERTP comes from the coding sequence GTGGTAACGATCGACGCGAGCAGCGAGCGGAGCGATGGGATCACGCGCGTCCAAATCGTCGTCGCGAACACGCGTGAGACACCCCAGCGCGTTCGGCTCCGCTGCCGGCTCGAGGGTCCTCTCTGGCTCCCGCAGCGTAACGGCGTCCCCGATCCGCGCTGGGACGGGGACTGTTGGAGCGGGACGATCCGACCGAACCGTCGCCGCGGGATCGGTGTTGCGAGTCCGGCGCCGCCGACGGAGCCGCTCGTCGAGGTCGTCTCGAGCGAGCGCTGTGAAGCCGACGCGGTGGGGCCCTCGGCGGACATCACGCTCGCCGAACTCGAGGACTGGCGGCCGACGAGCGCGGTGCTGGGTCTCGAGCGCGAGCGTGAACGGGCGTACGACGGCGACGAACGGACACCATGA
- a CDS encoding cobyrinic acid a,c-diamide synthase, whose amino-acid sequence MNGFVLGGVSSGVGKTVATLAIVQALEDAGYDVQPAKAGPDFIDPSHHKAVAGRPSRTLDLWLEGEGGLRRNYRRGEGDICVVEGVMGLYDGDGSSTAMVAEALELPVVLVVDAKAGMESVAATALGFREYADTIGRDIEVAGVVAQRAHGGRHEQGIRDALPDDLEYFGRIPPNGDLEIPDRHLGLEMGDEAAPPTEALREAAESLEAERLAAVAREPPAPEEPGQPADSVEATVAVASDAAFCFRYPATLERFRERADVVTFSPLAGDPVPDCDGVYLPGGYPELHAAELESTDTLSQLGELASEGLPVLGECGGLMAMSRSLTTADGDRHEMAGILPADVAMHDRYQALDHVELEALDGTLTADAGESIRGHEFHYSSADVDADARFAFETVRGDGIDGEHDGLTEYESLGTYVHVHPESGAFDRFLERIASGSR is encoded by the coding sequence ATGAACGGATTCGTCCTCGGCGGCGTCAGTTCCGGCGTCGGGAAGACGGTTGCGACGCTGGCGATCGTGCAGGCGCTCGAGGACGCCGGCTACGACGTTCAGCCCGCGAAGGCGGGGCCGGACTTCATCGATCCGAGCCACCACAAGGCCGTCGCGGGCCGACCCTCGCGAACCCTCGACTTGTGGCTCGAGGGCGAGGGCGGGCTCCGCCGAAACTACCGCCGCGGCGAGGGCGACATTTGCGTCGTCGAGGGCGTGATGGGACTGTACGACGGCGACGGCTCGAGCACGGCGATGGTCGCCGAAGCCCTCGAGTTGCCGGTCGTCCTCGTCGTCGACGCCAAAGCGGGGATGGAGAGCGTCGCGGCGACGGCGCTGGGATTCCGCGAGTACGCCGACACGATCGGGCGCGATATCGAGGTCGCCGGCGTCGTCGCCCAGCGCGCCCACGGCGGCCGCCACGAGCAGGGTATCCGGGACGCGCTGCCCGACGATCTCGAGTACTTCGGCCGGATCCCGCCGAACGGCGACCTCGAGATTCCGGACCGGCACCTGGGCCTCGAGATGGGCGACGAGGCGGCGCCGCCGACCGAGGCGCTTCGGGAGGCCGCCGAATCGCTCGAGGCTGAACGGCTGGCCGCGGTTGCGAGGGAACCGCCGGCGCCCGAGGAACCCGGCCAGCCCGCAGACTCGGTCGAGGCCACCGTCGCCGTCGCCAGCGACGCCGCCTTCTGCTTCCGCTATCCGGCCACGCTCGAGCGGTTCCGCGAGCGCGCCGACGTGGTGACGTTCTCGCCGCTGGCAGGCGATCCCGTCCCGGACTGCGACGGCGTCTACCTCCCCGGCGGCTACCCCGAACTCCACGCCGCGGAACTCGAGTCGACCGACACGCTCTCGCAACTGGGGGAACTGGCGAGCGAGGGACTGCCCGTCCTCGGGGAGTGTGGCGGACTGATGGCGATGAGTCGATCGCTGACGACGGCCGACGGGGATCGCCACGAGATGGCCGGCATCCTCCCCGCCGACGTCGCGATGCACGACCGCTACCAGGCGCTCGATCACGTCGAACTCGAGGCCCTCGACGGGACGCTGACCGCCGACGCCGGCGAGTCGATCCGCGGCCACGAGTTCCACTACTCGAGCGCCGACGTCGATGCCGACGCGCGCTTCGCGTTCGAGACGGTCCGCGGCGACGGTATCGACGGCGAACACGACGGGCTCACCGAGTACGAGTCGCTGGGAACGTACGTCCACGTCCACCCCGAGAGCGGCGCGTTCGATCGGTTCCTCGAGCGCATCGCGTCGGGGAGCAGATAA
- a CDS encoding MFS transporter yields MIDAAVYAELLRQASVGIVGLGLLSAVVAGLLAAGYRRVTTRGAPAGVAVGLGLSSVAGYLSYAVFATGTVFEGLPLEHPASAGYLLATFAVAGVVGTAGGRFGDRIARQVLDIDRIDANGEPASVVRAARLAVALELPETIDDADGYRAVDPAVRQELAGTAVRVPHDSSISERRDRLERHLERDYDLDYAAVTMASDGSIERVRVGQRQPGLGSLLPPSTVAVAIRTDPLPDASVGDPVEIWTSKPQEHGRTAADEREREGQWDRHRERLVATGTLRASTGSVATVLVDADRARDLAADERYRLVAHPDETTDGYEFAAAVRTADQTVTTITVEPDDPLVGEFVGWLPGRVLVLERDGDRQPLPPDRRTLEAGDECWLLASPAGLAALEAETGDTATSVESETGERAW; encoded by the coding sequence ATGATCGACGCCGCGGTCTACGCCGAGTTGCTGCGACAGGCGTCGGTCGGAATCGTAGGACTCGGGCTGCTGTCGGCCGTCGTTGCCGGCCTTCTCGCGGCAGGTTACCGGCGGGTGACGACTCGAGGAGCGCCCGCCGGCGTCGCGGTCGGCCTGGGGCTATCGTCGGTCGCCGGCTACCTCTCGTACGCTGTCTTCGCTACGGGCACGGTGTTCGAGGGTCTCCCTCTCGAGCACCCCGCGAGCGCGGGGTATCTGCTCGCGACGTTTGCGGTCGCCGGTGTCGTTGGCACCGCCGGCGGGCGATTCGGCGACCGGATCGCTCGACAGGTGCTGGATATCGATCGAATCGACGCGAACGGCGAGCCCGCGTCGGTCGTTCGGGCCGCTCGGCTCGCCGTCGCCCTCGAGTTGCCCGAGACGATCGACGACGCGGACGGCTACCGAGCGGTCGACCCCGCCGTTCGACAGGAACTCGCCGGGACAGCCGTTCGGGTGCCCCACGACTCGTCGATCTCCGAGCGGCGGGATCGGCTCGAGCGCCACCTCGAGCGCGACTACGACCTCGATTACGCGGCCGTAACGATGGCGTCCGACGGCAGCATCGAACGGGTTCGCGTCGGGCAACGCCAGCCCGGACTCGGATCGTTGCTGCCGCCGTCGACCGTCGCCGTTGCGATTCGGACGGACCCACTGCCGGACGCGAGCGTCGGCGATCCGGTCGAAATCTGGACCTCGAAACCGCAAGAACACGGGCGAACGGCGGCTGACGAACGCGAGCGAGAAGGCCAGTGGGACCGGCATCGAGAGCGACTCGTCGCTACAGGGACGCTCCGAGCGTCGACCGGGTCCGTCGCCACCGTTCTCGTCGATGCCGATCGCGCTCGCGACCTCGCGGCCGACGAACGGTACCGACTCGTGGCCCATCCCGACGAGACGACCGACGGCTACGAGTTCGCCGCCGCGGTTCGGACGGCCGACCAGACGGTCACGACGATAACCGTCGAACCCGACGACCCGCTCGTCGGCGAGTTCGTCGGCTGGCTCCCCGGTCGGGTGCTCGTCCTCGAGCGCGACGGCGATCGGCAGCCGCTACCCCCGGATCGACGGACGCTCGAGGCAGGGGACGAATGCTGGCTGCTCGCGTCGCCGGCCGGGTTGGCCGCGCTCGAGGCCGAGACAGGCGATACTGCAACGAGCGTGGAATCGGAAACGGGTGAGAGAGCGTGGTAA
- a CDS encoding cobalt-factor II C(20)-methyltransferase — protein MTLYGVGLGPGEADLVTVRGKDVLESADVVYSPGRLSRSVALEHVDEGKIGDLDFPMTKDEEKLRRAWKEAAAEVAPKAREGDVAFVTLGDPNVYSTFGHLRRTIDAFHPDMDLEIVPGVSAVTAFATAMGIEIEAGAGLALREAASGASPTGPDRMILFKVTDAPATHEGLLEAGYDVTYGRRLFMEQGETIVTDDPEEIDERDYYTLAYAEKSDLEVEPATAAFETGEESDDATTDSEPVADGGRELTSEELVALERAEGYESGDYGPVEDRERRRRGGDR, from the coding sequence ATGACCCTCTACGGCGTCGGCCTCGGCCCCGGTGAAGCCGATCTCGTCACCGTCCGCGGGAAGGACGTGCTCGAGAGCGCAGACGTGGTCTACTCACCGGGCCGCCTCTCTCGGAGCGTCGCGCTCGAGCACGTCGATGAAGGCAAGATCGGCGACCTGGATTTCCCGATGACGAAAGACGAGGAGAAGCTCCGGCGAGCCTGGAAGGAGGCCGCCGCGGAGGTCGCCCCGAAGGCTCGCGAGGGCGACGTCGCCTTCGTTACGCTGGGCGATCCGAACGTCTACTCGACCTTCGGCCACCTGCGCCGGACGATCGACGCCTTCCACCCCGACATGGACCTCGAGATCGTCCCCGGCGTCAGCGCCGTCACCGCGTTCGCGACCGCGATGGGGATCGAGATCGAGGCCGGCGCGGGCCTCGCGCTGCGGGAAGCCGCAAGCGGCGCGAGCCCGACGGGACCGGATCGGATGATCCTGTTCAAGGTTACCGACGCGCCCGCGACCCACGAAGGGCTCCTCGAGGCCGGCTACGACGTGACCTACGGCCGCCGGCTGTTCATGGAGCAGGGCGAGACGATCGTCACCGACGACCCTGAAGAGATCGACGAGCGCGACTACTACACGCTCGCCTACGCCGAAAAGAGCGATCTCGAGGTGGAACCGGCGACGGCGGCGTTCGAGACGGGTGAGGAGTCGGACGACGCGACGACCGATAGCGAGCCGGTCGCGGACGGCGGACGCGAACTAACTAGCGAAGAACTCGTCGCGCTCGAGCGCGCGGAGGGATACGAAAGCGGCGACTACGGACCCGTCGAGGACCGCGAGCGACGCCGGCGCGGAGGCGACCGATGA